In Primulina huaijiensis isolate GDHJ02 chromosome 6, ASM1229523v2, whole genome shotgun sequence, a single window of DNA contains:
- the LOC140979116 gene encoding uncharacterized protein: protein MKEVENHIRLLEVPQEIKVDVITPFLVDRAAKWWEGISPAMLGTGPITWQRFREAFLRQYFPTAVRVQKLSEFESLVQEPNMTVVEYSSKFHSLGTYSPTIMGDEALKIHRFKKGLNSRIQSALAVIEPNSFDELMGAAIRAENDIKRREGENKLKRPQSSQYQPGQQFKRPRFSSNQFTSAPAKGTTSSQSSKEGVKSLVNAVRILELVFVVESWATALLNALFQIQRMVQQKLALSRDIGVLIDNQNFKANLIQLNMVEFDVILGMDWLAKNHALVDCHGKTVTIQAPHQEKILFHGKTKERNTLLSASQTWKAMKSGEEVYLAMLSEVKQEAALALEEILAVQEFPDVFPEELPGTIPDREVEFEINLIPGVAPISKTPYRMAQWN from the exons ATGAAGGAGGTGGAGAACCATATTCGACTACTTGAGGTTCCACAAGAGATCAAGGTAGATGTGATTACACCTTTTCTTGTGGATAGAGCCGCCAAATGGTGGGAAGGAATCTCACCAGCTATGTTAGGGACGGGACCTATTACCTGGCAAAGGTTCCGAGAGGCATTCCTGAGGCAGTACTTTCCGACAGCAGTTCGAGTACAGAAGCTGTCAGAATTTGAAAGCTTAGTTCAAGAACCAAACATGACTGTGGTGGAGTATTCATCCAAGTTCCACTCATTGGGAACTTATTCCCCAACCATCATGGGAGACGAGGCCTTGAAGATACATCGCTTCAAGAAGGGATTGAACAGCCGCATTCAATCTGCCCTTGCGGTTATCGAGCCCAatagttttgatgaattgatggGAGCCGCCATCAGGGCTGAGAATGACATCAAGAGGCGTGAAGGTGAGAACAAACTCAAACGTCCTCAGTCAAGCCAGTACCAACCGGGCCAACAATTCAAGAGGCCTAGGTTTTCAAGCAATCAATTCACTAGTGCTCCAGCCAAAGGAACCACTTCTTCTCAATCAAGCAAAGAAGGAGTCAAGTCACTGGTGAATGCCGTAAGAATTCTGGAGCTTGTTTTCGTTGTGGAAAGTTGGGCCACCGCATTGCTCAATGCCCTTTTCCAGATCCAAAGAATGGTCCAGCAG AAACTCGCACTCTCTCGGGATATTGGTGTTCTCATAGATAATCAGAATTTCAAGGCAAACCTCATCCAACTGAACATGGTGGAATTCGATGTaattcttggaatggattggttagccaagAATCATGCTTTAGTAGACTGTCATGGAAAGACGGTAACCATCCAAGCTCCACaccaagagaaaattttatttcatggcaAGACCAAAGAACGGAATACTCTTCTTTCTGCTTCTCaaacttggaaagccatgaaaagtggagaagaagTTTACCTAGCCATGTTAAGCGAGGTAAAACAAGAAGCTGCACTTGCACTAGAAGAGATTCTGGCAGTACAAGAGTTTCCGGATGTCTTTCCTGAAGAACTCCCGGGCACAATCCCCGACCGTGAAGTGGAGTTTGAGATCAACTTGATTCCTGGGGTTGCACCGATCTCAAAAAcaccgtacagaatggcccagTGGAATTAA